A genomic region of Pontibaca methylaminivorans contains the following coding sequences:
- the lpxB gene encoding lipid-A-disaccharide synthase, with translation MRVFLIAGEPSGDALGAALMQGLRDLVADVAFDGVGGPLMEAQGLASRFPMAELSVMGLAEVLPRYRQLKRRISECAQAVLATQPDVLITIDSPDFCLRVARQVRAADPRRQVRTVHYVAPSVWAWRPGRAAKMARFIDHVLALLPFEPPLMQAAGMDCDFVGHPVAAAPRATEAGIAAFRAAHGLEGAYVLALPGSRAGEIARLAPVFGAAIGQFVSRHPEHRVVLPAAGAVASHVRAQVENWPVRPLVLDPGGLSPEAAAEQKRAAFAGADLALAASGTVSLELAAAATPMVIAYDFQWLTWQIMRRMALVDTVTLVNLVSESRTVPECLGPDCRPGLIAARLEEVRAAPQAQRAAMALTMERLGQGGEAPGLRAARAVLAGLDRAGAQPRQIQPPP, from the coding sequence ATGCGCGTCTTCCTGATCGCGGGAGAGCCCTCGGGCGATGCGCTCGGGGCCGCATTGATGCAGGGCCTGCGCGATCTTGTTGCGGATGTCGCCTTTGACGGTGTCGGCGGCCCGCTGATGGAGGCGCAGGGGCTCGCGAGCCGCTTTCCCATGGCGGAACTCAGCGTCATGGGGCTGGCCGAGGTCCTGCCGCGCTATCGGCAACTCAAGCGGCGTATTTCTGAATGTGCACAGGCGGTGCTTGCCACGCAGCCCGATGTGCTGATCACCATCGACAGCCCCGATTTCTGCCTGCGCGTGGCGCGGCAGGTGCGGGCCGCGGACCCGCGGCGTCAGGTGCGCACGGTGCATTACGTGGCCCCCTCGGTCTGGGCCTGGCGGCCCGGGCGCGCGGCGAAGATGGCGCGTTTCATCGACCATGTGCTGGCGCTGCTGCCCTTCGAGCCGCCGCTCATGCAGGCGGCGGGCATGGATTGCGATTTTGTCGGCCATCCCGTTGCTGCCGCCCCCCGCGCCACCGAGGCCGGGATCGCGGCTTTCCGCGCCGCCCATGGGCTCGAGGGGGCTTACGTGCTGGCGCTGCCGGGATCGCGCGCGGGCGAGATCGCGCGCCTTGCGCCGGTCTTTGGCGCCGCGATCGGGCAGTTCGTGTCCCGTCACCCCGAACACCGCGTGGTCCTGCCGGCGGCCGGGGCGGTCGCATCCCATGTGCGCGCGCAGGTCGAAAACTGGCCGGTGCGGCCCCTGGTGCTCGATCCGGGCGGGCTGTCGCCGGAGGCGGCGGCAGAGCAGAAGCGGGCGGCCTTTGCCGGTGCCGATCTGGCACTTGCCGCGTCGGGAACGGTGTCGCTTGAACTTGCGGCGGCGGCGACACCCATGGTGATCGCCTATGATTTCCAGTGGCTGACCTGGCAGATCATGCGGCGCATGGCGCTCGTGGATACGGTGACGCTGGTCAATCTCGTGTCGGAGAGCCGCACCGTTCCCGAATGCCTGGGGCCTGACTGCCGCCCCGGGCTGATTGCCGCGCGGCTGGAAGAGGTCCGCGCCGCGCCGCAGGCGCAACGCGCGGCGATGGCGCTGACCATGGAGCGGCTCGGTCAGGGGGGAGAGGCGCCGGGGCTGCGCGCCGCGCGGGCGGTGCTTGCCGGGCTCGACCGCGCCGGCGCTCAGCCGCGCCAGATCCAGCCGCCGCCATAG
- the ctrA gene encoding response regulator transcription factor CtrA yields MRVLLVEDDPTTSKSIELMLAHANLNVYSTDLGEEGIDLAKLYDYDLILLDLNLPDMNGHDVLRQLRMARVETPILILSGADDPDNKIRGLGSGADDYLTKPFHGEELVARIHAIIRRSKGHSQSVIHTGRISVNLDAKTVEVNGTPVHLTGKEYQMLELLSLRKGTTLTKEMFLNHLYGGMDEPELKIIDVFICKLRKKLGQATGGENYIETVWGRGYVLRDPETADTTEPSLAVGA; encoded by the coding sequence ATGCGTGTGCTGCTGGTCGAAGATGACCCGACGACGTCCAAGAGCATCGAACTGATGCTGGCTCATGCCAACCTGAATGTCTATTCCACCGACCTGGGGGAAGAGGGCATCGACCTGGCCAAGCTTTATGACTATGACCTCATCCTGCTGGATCTGAACCTGCCCGACATGAACGGACATGACGTTCTGCGGCAGTTGCGCATGGCGCGGGTCGAGACGCCGATCCTGATCCTTTCGGGCGCTGACGACCCCGACAACAAGATCAGGGGGCTTGGCTCGGGTGCCGACGACTACCTGACCAAGCCGTTCCATGGCGAGGAACTGGTCGCGCGGATTCACGCGATCATCCGCCGCTCCAAGGGCCATTCGCAATCGGTGATCCACACCGGCCGGATCTCGGTCAACCTGGATGCCAAGACGGTAGAGGTGAACGGCACACCGGTGCACCTGACCGGCAAGGAATACCAGATGCTCGAACTGCTCTCGCTGCGCAAGGGGACCACGCTCACCAAGGAGATGTTCCTCAACCACCTTTACGGCGGCATGGACGAGCCGGAGCTCAAGATCATCGACGTCTTCATCTGCAAGCTGCGCAAGAAGCTCGGCCAGGCGACGGGGGGCGAAAACTACATCGAGACCGTCTGGGGGCGGGGCTATGTGCTGCGCGACCCGGAAACTGCCGACACCACCGAACCCTCGCTCGCCGTGGGTGCCTGA
- the fabZ gene encoding 3-hydroxyacyl-ACP dehydratase FabZ yields MTETLQSADIQAIQAILPHRYPFLLVDRVIDIDGTTGAIGIKNVTMNEPHFQGHFPGTPVMPGVTIVEAMAQTAGVMIGTALDLADHNLLIYFMSIDKCKFRRKVGPGDVLRMEVTTLRGKPGGKIWKFAGRASVEGELAAEAEFSAMVDYRKD; encoded by the coding sequence ATGACAGAGACTTTGCAGAGCGCGGATATCCAGGCGATTCAGGCCATTCTCCCGCATCGCTATCCGTTCCTCCTGGTGGATCGGGTGATCGACATCGACGGCACCACCGGCGCGATCGGGATCAAGAACGTGACCATGAACGAGCCCCATTTCCAGGGGCATTTCCCCGGCACCCCGGTCATGCCCGGGGTCACCATCGTCGAGGCCATGGCCCAGACCGCCGGGGTCATGATCGGCACCGCGCTCGATCTCGCCGACCACAATCTGCTGATCTATTTCATGTCGATCGACAAGTGCAAGTTCCGCCGCAAGGTCGGCCCGGGCGATGTGCTCCGTATGGAGGTGACCACCCTGCGCGGCAAGCCCGGCGGCAAGATCTGGAAATTCGCCGGCCGCGCCTCGGTCGAGGGTGAACTGGCCGCCGAGGCCGAATTCTCGGCCATGGTCGATTACCGGAAGGACTGA
- the lpxA gene encoding acyl-ACP--UDP-N-acetylglucosamine O-acyltransferase, with amino-acid sequence MAGIHPTAVIEPGARLGEGVVIGPFCVVGPEVVLHDRVELKSHVVITGDTEIGAETVIFPFAVIGEIPQDLKYRGEHSRLVIGARNRIREHVTMNPGTSGGGGITRIGDDGLFMANCHVAHDSLVGDRVIMVNSSALAGHCVLGDDVIIGGLSGVHQWVRIGRGAIIGAVTMVTHDVIPYGLVQASRGRLHGLNLVGLKRRGVPREEIGVLRAAFQALAAGQGSFVERARALGQDTTSDYVREIVDFVTAGSDRHFLTPGD; translated from the coding sequence ATGGCGGGCATCCATCCCACGGCGGTGATCGAACCCGGCGCGCGCCTTGGCGAGGGGGTCGTGATCGGTCCGTTCTGCGTGGTGGGGCCCGAGGTCGTGCTGCATGACCGGGTCGAACTGAAAAGCCATGTCGTCATCACCGGCGACACCGAGATCGGCGCCGAGACGGTGATCTTTCCATTCGCCGTCATCGGGGAAATCCCGCAGGATCTGAAATACCGCGGCGAACACAGCCGGCTCGTGATCGGGGCACGCAACCGGATCCGCGAACACGTGACCATGAACCCGGGCACGAGCGGCGGCGGCGGCATCACCCGGATCGGCGACGACGGGCTGTTCATGGCCAATTGCCATGTGGCGCATGATTCACTGGTCGGGGACCGGGTGATCATGGTGAATTCCTCGGCGCTGGCGGGGCATTGCGTGCTTGGCGACGATGTGATCATCGGCGGGCTTTCGGGCGTGCATCAATGGGTGCGCATCGGCCGGGGCGCCATCATCGGGGCGGTGACCATGGTCACCCATGACGTGATCCCCTACGGGCTGGTGCAGGCATCGCGCGGGCGGCTGCATGGGCTGAACCTCGTCGGGCTGAAGCGCCGCGGCGTCCCGCGCGAGGAAATCGGAGTCCTGCGCGCCGCCTTCCAGGCGCTTGCGGCGGGACAGGGCAGTTTTGTCGAACGCGCCCGCGCGCTCGGGCAGGACACGACGAGCGACTATGTGCGCGAGATCGTCGATTTCGTGACCGCCGGGAGCGATCGCCATTTCCTTACCCCCGGAGACTGA
- the sciP gene encoding CtrA inhibitor SciP, whose amino-acid sequence MFLKKVDGPRAVTLPDGKVMTRADLPPATTRRWVASRKAAVVWGVLYGLMTKREAMETYGLSEEELASWSRAVTLHGEEALKATALQKFRQS is encoded by the coding sequence ATGTTTCTGAAGAAAGTGGATGGTCCGCGGGCGGTGACGCTGCCGGACGGGAAGGTGATGACCCGCGCCGATCTGCCGCCGGCCACGACCCGGCGCTGGGTGGCCTCGCGCAAGGCGGCGGTGGTGTGGGGTGTCCTTTACGGGCTGATGACAAAGCGCGAGGCGATGGAGACATACGGATTGAGCGAGGAAGAGCTTGCATCCTGGTCCCGGGCCGTCACACTGCACGGAGAGGAGGCTTTGAAGGCAACGGCGTTGCAGAAATTCCGTCAATCCTGA
- a CDS encoding cytochrome-c peroxidase: MRLSILTLAAVLGGTAVQADSLREDALDIFRALPSTVPAVKDNPATPEKVELGKWLFFDPRLSASGLFSCYSCHNLATGGDDNMETSIGHGWQKGPRNSPTVFNSVLNEAQFWDGRAADLKEQAKGPIQASVEMANTPENVVATLNSMPDYIAAFETAFPDEEEPVSFDNMARAIETFEATLLTPAPFDAWLNGDDGALSEDALAGLELFMDKGCASCHSGVNVGGNGYYPFGLVEKPGADVLPVGDKGRFVVTETADDEYVFRASPLRNVAVTAPYFHSGKVWDLDVAVDIMAESQLGEALEPEETTRIVAFLESLTGNVPEVTVPVLPVETADTPRPKAEILELQ; encoded by the coding sequence ATGCGACTTTCGATTCTCACACTCGCGGCTGTTCTCGGCGGAACGGCGGTCCAGGCCGATTCGCTGCGCGAGGACGCGCTTGATATATTCAGGGCGCTGCCCTCCACCGTGCCGGCGGTAAAGGACAACCCCGCCACGCCCGAAAAGGTCGAGCTCGGCAAATGGCTGTTCTTTGATCCGCGGCTGTCGGCCTCGGGGCTGTTCTCCTGCTATTCCTGTCACAACCTCGCCACCGGCGGCGACGACAACATGGAGACCTCGATCGGCCATGGCTGGCAGAAGGGGCCGCGCAACTCGCCCACGGTGTTCAACTCGGTGCTGAACGAGGCGCAGTTCTGGGATGGCCGCGCCGCCGACCTGAAGGAACAGGCCAAGGGCCCGATCCAGGCCAGCGTGGAAATGGCGAACACGCCCGAAAACGTGGTGGCAACGCTCAACTCGATGCCCGATTACATCGCCGCCTTCGAGACCGCCTTTCCCGACGAGGAAGAGCCGGTCAGCTTCGACAACATGGCAAGGGCGATCGAGACCTTCGAGGCGACCCTGCTGACCCCGGCGCCGTTCGATGCCTGGCTGAACGGCGACGATGGCGCGCTTTCGGAAGATGCGCTCGCGGGGCTCGAACTGTTCATGGATAAAGGCTGCGCAAGCTGCCATTCCGGTGTGAACGTGGGCGGCAACGGCTATTATCCCTTTGGCCTCGTGGAAAAGCCGGGCGCCGATGTGCTTCCGGTCGGCGACAAGGGCCGCTTCGTCGTGACCGAGACCGCCGACGACGAATATGTGTTCCGGGCCTCTCCGCTGCGCAACGTCGCGGTCACCGCGCCCTATTTCCATTCGGGCAAGGTCTGGGATCTGGATGTCGCGGTCGACATCATGGCGGAAAGCCAGCTTGGCGAGGCGCTGGAGCCGGAGGAAACAACGCGGATCGTGGCCTTTCTGGAAAGCCTGACCGGCAATGTGCCCGAGGTGACCGTGCCGGTGCTGCCGGTCGAGACCGCCGATACGCCGCGTCCCAAGGCCGAGATCCTGGAACTCCAGTAA
- the bamA gene encoding outer membrane protein assembly factor BamA has protein sequence MSLGKFTHGSCGQSSRGARILRGAVSAAAISFAAALVPGSASAQNYSFNRVEVEGNQRIPTSTIANYTEIQAGQPVSAAQLNDAYQRILGSGAFESVEIEPRGSTLFVRVTEHPIINRINFEGNRRIKSEKLAEIIESTERRVFNPGQAERDAATLAEAYSQQGRVAATVRPRIIRRSNNRVDLVFEIAEGGTTEIERVSFVGNRAFSDNRLRRVLGTKQAGLLRMFISSDTLIEERIEFDKQVLRDFYLSRGYADFRVNSANVEFTRERDAFYLVMNITEGQQFRFGQITTVSEIPEADAAEFQAALKVKPGAIYSPTQVENSIARLERLGLRKGVDFLRVEPRITRNDRNRTLDVQFVLTKGPRVFVERIDIEGNTTTLDRVIRQQFRIAEGDPFNPREIRESAERVRALGYFSDAEVDAHEGSSPQQVVIDVDVEEQPTGSLSLGGSYSANDGFGVAFGLSEDNFMGRGQRLSFSASTARDTEEYVLGFTEPYLLGRDLSFGINLGMSKRNSNYATYDWSRAFVNPSLTFPIGEDSKLQLRYSWQQSEMKARSDAVTTGAVTANEIAMGKRNTSALGFTYSYDTRRTGLNPNAGWLLELGADYAGLGGDNEFIRTNAKAVAQTRIMNEEVTLRATFEAGSLHWRGDNHSRVVDRYLLTSDTFRGFDPGGIGPRDQSNGVNDALGGNLYAVARFDVEFPLGLPEEYGLRGGVFYDVGNLWDLKHADLTGGDIVGENGSWRHVVGVSLLWTTGMGPLRFNFSKAISKEDYDEERSFDLTIQARF, from the coding sequence ATGAGCCTCGGCAAGTTCACGCATGGCTCCTGCGGGCAGAGCAGCCGTGGGGCCAGAATCCTTCGTGGCGCGGTATCGGCTGCCGCGATTTCTTTCGCGGCCGCGCTGGTGCCGGGCAGTGCCAGTGCCCAGAACTACAGTTTCAACCGCGTCGAGGTCGAGGGAAACCAGCGGATTCCGACCTCCACCATCGCCAATTACACCGAGATTCAGGCCGGGCAACCGGTCTCGGCGGCGCAGCTGAACGATGCCTACCAGCGCATCCTCGGCAGCGGCGCCTTTGAATCGGTCGAGATCGAACCGCGCGGCAGCACGCTGTTCGTCAGGGTCACCGAACACCCGATCATCAACCGCATCAATTTCGAGGGCAACCGCCGGATCAAGAGTGAAAAGCTCGCCGAGATCATCGAATCCACCGAACGGCGCGTCTTCAATCCCGGTCAGGCCGAACGCGACGCCGCCACCCTGGCCGAAGCCTATTCGCAACAGGGTCGGGTGGCCGCCACGGTGCGCCCGCGCATCATCCGGCGCAGCAACAACCGCGTCGATCTGGTGTTCGAGATCGCCGAAGGCGGCACCACCGAGATCGAGCGCGTCAGCTTCGTCGGCAACCGCGCCTTTTCCGACAACCGGCTGCGCCGCGTGCTGGGCACCAAGCAGGCCGGGCTGCTGCGCATGTTCATCAGTTCCGACACGCTGATCGAGGAGCGGATCGAATTCGACAAGCAGGTGTTGCGCGATTTCTACCTGTCCCGCGGTTATGCCGATTTCCGCGTCAACAGCGCCAATGTCGAATTCACCCGCGAGCGCGACGCCTTCTACCTGGTAATGAACATCACCGAAGGCCAGCAGTTCCGCTTTGGCCAGATCACCACCGTGAGCGAGATCCCCGAGGCAGACGCGGCCGAATTCCAGGCCGCGCTCAAGGTCAAGCCCGGCGCGATCTATTCGCCGACGCAGGTGGAGAATTCCATTGCGCGGCTTGAACGTCTCGGCCTGCGCAAGGGGGTCGATTTCCTCCGGGTGGAGCCGCGCATCACCCGCAACGACCGCAACCGCACGCTTGATGTCCAGTTCGTGCTGACCAAGGGCCCCCGCGTCTTTGTCGAGCGCATCGACATCGAGGGCAACACCACCACGCTCGATCGCGTGATCCGCCAGCAGTTCCGCATCGCCGAGGGCGACCCGTTCAATCCCCGCGAAATCCGCGAGAGTGCCGAGCGGGTCCGGGCGCTCGGCTATTTCTCGGACGCCGAGGTTGACGCGCACGAGGGATCGAGCCCGCAGCAGGTGGTGATCGACGTGGATGTCGAGGAACAGCCCACCGGCTCGCTCAGCCTGGGCGGCTCCTATTCGGCCAATGACGGTTTCGGCGTCGCCTTCGGCCTGTCCGAGGACAACTTCATGGGGCGCGGGCAGCGGCTTTCGTTCTCCGCCTCCACGGCGCGGGATACCGAGGAATATGTGCTTGGCTTTACCGAGCCCTACCTGCTTGGGCGGGATCTGTCCTTCGGCATAAATCTGGGCATGTCCAAGCGCAACTCGAACTACGCGACCTATGACTGGAGCCGCGCCTTCGTAAATCCGTCGCTGACCTTCCCGATCGGCGAGGACAGCAAGCTGCAGCTGCGCTATTCGTGGCAGCAGAGCGAGATGAAGGCGCGCAGCGACGCCGTCACGACCGGCGCTGTGACCGCGAACGAAATCGCCATGGGCAAGCGCAACACCTCGGCGCTCGGCTTTACCTACAGCTATGACACCCGCCGCACCGGGCTCAATCCCAATGCCGGCTGGCTGCTTGAACTCGGGGCCGACTATGCCGGGCTCGGCGGCGACAACGAATTCATCCGCACCAATGCGAAAGCCGTCGCACAGACCCGCATCATGAACGAGGAAGTGACCCTGCGCGCCACCTTCGAGGCGGGGTCGCTCCATTGGCGGGGCGACAACCACAGCCGCGTGGTGGATCGCTATCTGCTGACGTCGGACACGTTCCGCGGCTTCGACCCGGGCGGGATCGGCCCGCGGGACCAGTCGAACGGCGTCAATGACGCGCTCGGCGGCAACCTCTATGCGGTGGCGCGGTTCGACGTGGAATTTCCGCTCGGCCTGCCCGAGGAATACGGGCTTCGCGGCGGGGTGTTCTATGATGTCGGCAACCTCTGGGATCTGAAACATGCGGATCTGACCGGCGGCGACATCGTTGGCGAAAACGGCTCGTGGCGTCATGTGGTCGGGGTCTCGCTGCTCTGGACCACGGGGATGGGGCCGCTGCGCTTCAACTTCTCCAAGGCGATCAGCAAGGAGGATTACGATGAAGAGCGCTCCTTCGACCTGACCATCCAGGCGAGATTCTGA
- the mnmA gene encoding tRNA 2-thiouridine(34) synthase MnmA — translation MTLELDSRLNSLGFAKPPAETRVVVAMSGGVDSSVVAALLADEGYDVVGVTLQLYDHGAALAKKGACCAGADIHDARRVAEERGFPHYVLDYENVFRDAVIDEFADSYLAGATPIPCVRCNERVKFKDLLATARDLDADCMATGHYIQRHAGPQGAELHRAVDAARDQSYFLFSTTREQLEFLRFPLGHLHSKAETRALAHRYGLIVADKPDSQDICFVPNGDYASVIKKLRPGAADPGEIVHADGRVLGTHEGIIHYTVGQRRGLGIGGLSDPLYVVRLDAEKRQVIVGPRELLATRAVPVREINWLGDAPFASRAEWPLSVKLRSTRPPTEAVLRPVSETEATVELLSPEEGVSPGQACVFYDPDGSRVYGGGWIWRG, via the coding sequence ATGACGCTGGAGCTCGACAGCCGGCTGAACTCGCTCGGTTTCGCCAAGCCGCCGGCCGAGACGCGCGTGGTCGTGGCCATGTCGGGGGGCGTGGATTCCTCGGTTGTGGCCGCGCTCCTTGCGGACGAGGGCTATGACGTGGTCGGGGTCACGCTCCAGCTTTACGATCACGGCGCGGCGCTGGCGAAAAAGGGGGCCTGCTGCGCGGGGGCCGACATTCACGATGCCCGCCGCGTCGCCGAGGAACGCGGCTTTCCCCATTATGTGCTTGATTACGAAAACGTCTTCCGCGATGCCGTGATCGACGAATTCGCCGACAGCTATCTTGCCGGCGCAACGCCGATTCCCTGCGTGCGCTGCAACGAGCGGGTGAAGTTCAAGGATCTTCTGGCAACCGCCCGCGACCTCGATGCCGACTGCATGGCGACCGGGCATTATATCCAGCGCCATGCGGGACCGCAGGGGGCCGAGCTTCACCGGGCTGTGGATGCGGCGCGCGACCAGAGCTATTTCCTGTTCTCGACCACCCGCGAGCAGCTCGAATTCCTGCGCTTCCCTCTTGGCCATCTGCACAGCAAGGCCGAGACCCGCGCGCTCGCCCATCGCTACGGGCTGATCGTCGCGGACAAGCCCGACAGCCAGGATATCTGCTTCGTGCCGAACGGCGATTACGCCAGCGTCATCAAGAAGCTGCGCCCCGGTGCCGCCGACCCGGGCGAGATCGTCCACGCCGACGGGCGGGTGCTCGGCACGCATGAGGGCATCATCCATTACACGGTCGGGCAGCGCCGCGGCCTCGGCATCGGCGGGCTTTCGGATCCGCTTTATGTGGTGCGGCTCGATGCCGAAAAGCGGCAGGTGATCGTCGGCCCGCGCGAGCTTCTGGCGACGCGCGCGGTTCCGGTGCGCGAGATCAACTGGCTGGGCGATGCGCCCTTCGCCAGCCGCGCCGAGTGGCCGCTTTCGGTCAAGCTGCGCTCGACACGGCCGCCGACCGAGGCGGTGCTGCGCCCGGTTTCCGAAACCGAAGCCACGGTCGAACTGCTCTCCCCCGAGGAAGGCGTCTCGCCCGGGCAGGCCTGCGTGTTCTATGATCCGGATGGCAGCCGCGTCTATGGCGGCGGCTGGATCTGGCGCGGCTGA
- a CDS encoding LpxI family protein, with amino-acid sequence MLAVIAGAGDLPAALVAALPRPPLVCALSGHDPSGVAVDLPFRLEHFGTLLADLRARGVRDICLAGAITRPVIDPGAIDAATRPLIPLLQGAMMQGDDGALRGLITVVEEMGFAIRAAHEIAPALLARKGCPTRRQPDAAAQRDAERGEAIVAAMSRVDVGQCCVVQGGQALAIESLFGTDWMLESLAARPDRGGGILFKAPKPDQDRRADLPAIGPRTVENAVLAGLDGIVVASGGVLVLHRDEVVAECDRRGLFLWEREPACASS; translated from the coding sequence ATGCTGGCGGTGATCGCAGGGGCGGGCGATCTGCCGGCGGCGCTGGTCGCGGCGCTGCCCCGCCCGCCGCTGGTCTGTGCGCTTTCGGGGCACGATCCCTCGGGCGTTGCGGTCGATCTTCCGTTCCGGCTTGAACATTTCGGCACGCTGCTTGCGGATCTGCGCGCGCGGGGGGTGCGGGACATCTGCCTTGCCGGCGCGATCACCCGCCCGGTGATCGACCCCGGCGCGATCGACGCGGCGACCCGGCCGCTGATCCCGCTTCTGCAGGGCGCGATGATGCAGGGCGATGATGGCGCGCTGCGCGGGCTGATCACCGTGGTCGAGGAAATGGGCTTTGCGATCCGCGCGGCCCACGAAATCGCCCCGGCGCTGCTTGCACGCAAGGGCTGCCCGACGCGGCGCCAGCCCGATGCGGCCGCGCAGCGTGATGCGGAGCGGGGCGAAGCCATCGTCGCGGCCATGTCGCGGGTCGATGTGGGGCAATGCTGCGTGGTGCAGGGCGGGCAGGCGCTGGCAATTGAATCGCTGTTTGGCACCGACTGGATGCTGGAAAGCCTTGCCGCGCGCCCGGATCGCGGGGGCGGCATCCTGTTCAAGGCGCCGAAACCCGATCAGGACCGCCGCGCCGATCTTCCGGCGATCGGCCCCCGCACGGTCGAAAACGCGGTTCTGGCGGGGCTTGACGGGATCGTCGTTGCCTCGGGCGGGGTGCTGGTCCTGCACCGCGACGAGGTGGTGGCGGAATGTGACCGGCGCGGTCTTTTCCTCTGGGAGCGGGAGCCGGCATGCGCGTCTTCCTGA
- a CDS encoding OmpH family outer membrane protein, translating to MIRTGAAALALALATTTPAPAQEADGAILPESAILTVASDRLFIDSAYGQRVLNEIESEGTVLAAENRRIEAELMAEERELTQLRAEMEAEAFRRLADDFDAKVQRIRREQDAKARELGERQEQARSEFLGQVRPVLVALMRETGASIILERSSVFLSADSTDITDIAIGRIDASIGDGDGDGGGDGGGNAGDQSGDGAAAGADGNRDGAEDHPRDDGAAADRDSSSGAGSRDGDDSGGTGE from the coding sequence ATGATCCGCACCGGTGCGGCGGCGCTCGCGCTTGCGCTCGCGACCACGACGCCGGCGCCCGCACAGGAAGCGGACGGCGCGATCCTGCCGGAAAGCGCGATCCTCACCGTGGCTTCGGACCGACTTTTCATCGATTCCGCCTATGGCCAGCGGGTCCTGAACGAAATCGAATCCGAAGGAACGGTGCTGGCAGCGGAAAACCGCCGTATCGAGGCCGAACTCATGGCCGAGGAGCGCGAGCTGACCCAGCTCCGCGCCGAAATGGAGGCCGAGGCCTTCCGCAGGCTTGCCGACGATTTCGACGCCAAGGTGCAACGTATCCGGCGCGAACAGGACGCCAAGGCGCGTGAACTCGGCGAACGGCAGGAACAGGCTCGCAGCGAGTTTCTTGGTCAGGTGCGTCCGGTTCTCGTGGCTCTGATGCGCGAAACCGGCGCGAGCATCATTCTTGAGCGCTCGAGCGTCTTCCTGAGCGCCGACAGCACCGACATTACCGACATTGCGATCGGGCGGATCGACGCGAGCATAGGCGACGGTGACGGCGACGGTGGCGGCGACGGTGGCGGGAATGCCGGGGACCAGAGCGGCGACGGCGCAGCCGCCGGTGCTGACGGCAATCGGGATGGCGCCGAAGATCACCCGCGGGATGATGGCGCCGCTGCTGATCGCGACAGCAGCAGCGGGGCCGGGTCCAGGGACGGCGACGACAGCGGCGGAACCGGCGAATAG